DNA sequence from the Parambassis ranga chromosome 1, fParRan2.1, whole genome shotgun sequence genome:
TGCTAACAGGTtgtaaactgtgtgtctgactgagTGTGGGCCTCTAATGGACACTGGGAGAATTGCAGTTCTGGCTTTGTGTCTCAGCTCTGaatgctcctcctcttcttcctcacagcAACATGAACATCGGGGGCATCATCTTCGCTCTGGAGCAGCAGTCCAGGGACGAGGAGTCTGTGGTTTATTACGGCCAGTACGACACCGAGGGCGTCCCCCACACCAAGAGCGGAGACCGCCAGCCCGTCCAAGTCAGCATAGAGGTGAGACACACTGCCGCTGCAGTGCCTGGGCGCCACCTtcactgcagagcagcatcTTCGTAGTTGTTAGagggtttccatgacaacagctgATCAGGAGGAGTGGGAGGAGTTTGTTGTGGAAGTTACAATGGTTCTCTGTCTGTGTAGTTCAACAAGGCGGGCACGTTTGAGACGGTCTGGCAGGCCAAGTACTACAACTACTACAAGAGGGAGCACTGCCAGTTCGGCAACAAGTTCAGCAGCATCGATTACGAGTGCAAGCCAAACGAGACGCGGACCCTGATGTGGATCAACAAGGAGGCGTTCAACTAACGCATCCCTCCTCCACCTGGACCACCTGTGAACATCAGCACCACAGTGGGAGCGCGGCAGGCTGCTGTTTGCTATGCTGGTCTTTAGGCTGCACTCGGtccagggagggggggggggtgagtttAGAAGAGGAGCAGAATGTGTTTATCTTAGTAAACCTCAAAGATCACAGGGATAGAGATCCACACATCATCTTCCAGACACAGCTGCCATGCTGTTAGCTGCATcgtagctaacaagctaactaATACATCCATCAACAGTTAGGTAAAGTCAGGACAGATGTTAGCAGCTAGCTCATGTGCTATGTGAGCCGCCATATTTAAAAAGCTGTGTAAACATTTGTACTGAATAAATCATCTTTCTAGATCCTAGAAGCGAGTCCTGACAGTTATCCCTTTTCTttgttatgctaagctaagctaaacgcaccatgtgtttgtttgtaatggACTGATCCTATCCTGaacacctcctccctcctggaCAAACTGTTTCCTCCAAATGTTCCCTTGGGTTGAGTCAGTGAAATCTGGGACATACCTTCAGagtgtagcagttagcatgttagctgaGGACCAGGATAGAAAACACCTGCCGTGTCTCATCTT
Encoded proteins:
- the cnrip1a gene encoding CB1 cannabinoid receptor-interacting protein 1a — protein: MDDVPPIINISIALRIQPNEGPVFFKVDGTRFGQSRTIKLLTGSKYKIEVVVKPGNVEATNMNIGGIIFALEQQSRDEESVVYYGQYDTEGVPHTKSGDRQPVQVSIEFNKAGTFETVWQAKYYNYYKREHCQFGNKFSSIDYECKPNETRTLMWINKEAFN